GGCGACCGCCTCGTCGACGGTGTCGTAGGCGTGCAGGGCGACGACCGGGCCGAAGGTCTCGGTGACCCCGGCGAGCATGTCCTGGGTGACGCCCTCCAGCACCGTCGGCTCGAAGAACGCCGGACCGAGGTCGGGGCGGACCCGGCCGCCGGTGAGCACGCGGGCCCCCTTGGCCACCGCGTCCTCGACGTGCGCGCGCACCCGGTCCCGGTGGTCGGGGCTGACCAGCGAGCCCACGTCCGGGCCGAAGTCGTACGACGCGCCGAGGGTGAGCGCCTCGGTGGCGGCCACGATGCGGCGCCGGTAGTCGGCGTACTGCGAGCGCGGGAGGTAGACCCGCTCGATGTGCATGCAGATCTGGCCGGTGTTGCCGAACGCGCCGAACATCAGGCCCTGCACGACCTCGTCCGGATCCGCGTCCTCGAGCACGATCATCGGGTTCTTGCCGCCGAGCTCCAGGCAGCAGCCGATGAGGTTGCGACCGGCGCGCTCGCCGATGGTGCGGCCGGTCGCGGTGGAGCCGGTGAACATCACGTAGTTGGCGTGGTCGATGAGCGCCGGGCCGACGTCCGGGCCCTCGCCGCACACCACCTGGAACAGGCCCCGGGGCAGACCGGCCTCCTCCAGCAGCTGCACGCCGTAGAGCGGGGAGAGGGCGGTCTTGTTGTCCGGCTTGAGCACGATGCCGTTGCCGGCCATCAGCGCGGAGATGGAGTCGGAGATGCCGGTCGCGAACGGGAAGTTCCAGGGCGCGATGATGCCGACGATCCCCTTGGGCTGGCGGATCTCGGTCGAGCTGGACACCAGCGGGATCGGGCCGCCGCGCCGGACCGGCTTGAGCAGGTGTGGCGCGCGCTTGAGGTAGTGCGACATCACCATGACGGGGTCGCAGGTCTCCTCGATGGCCATCCGCCGGTTCTTGCCGGACTCGGCCTGGATGAGGTCGGTCGTGGTCTGCGCGTGGTCGAGGAACAGCGTGTGCGCGCGCTTGAAGACCGCGAGGCGGTCCTTGAGCGGCGTGGCCGCCCAGTCGCGCTGGACCTCCCGGGCCCGGGCGTACGCCGCCGCGACGTCCTCCGGCGCCGACTGCGGCAGCTCGACGAGCAGGTCGCCGGTGTAGACCTCGGTGAGCTTCCAGCTGCCACCGCTGGTCGACGGCACCCGCTGGACGAGCCGCTCGAGGAAGGCGTCGCTCAGCGAGGCCGGGCGCTGCAGGGCCATGTCAGCTCCTCCCCAGGACCAGGTCCGCGCCGCGCTCGCCGATCATGATGGCCGGCGCGTTGGTGTTGCCGCCGGTGATGGACGGCATGATCGAGGCGTCGCACACGCGCAGTCCCTCGACCCCCCTGACCCGGAGGTCGGGGGTGACCACGGCGAGCTCGTCGACGCCCATCCGGCAGGTGCCGACGCCGTGGTACACCGACGTCGCGCGGTTGAGGATCGCATCGCGCAGCGGCTGCCCGGTGAGCTCGCGGCCGGGGTGGATCTCCTCCTTGACCGCGCCACCGAAGGCCCCGCCGCGCATGATCTCGCGGACCATCTCCGAGCCCTCGGCCAGCACCGTCAGGTCGTCGGGGTCCTCGAGGTAGTGGAAGTCGATGAGCGGCGCACTGGTCGGGTCGGCGTCCTTCAGGCGCAGCGTGCCGCGGCTGCGGGGGTAGATCAGCGTGCTCAGGACCGTGAGCGAGGTGCGCGGGTCCACGTCGTGGCGGATCGGCTCGTCCTGGTTGGGGCTGACGTAGGACCACGGCAGCAGGTGCAGCTGCAGGTCCGGCACGTCGCCCGCGAGCGACGTGCGCAGGAAGGCCACGGCCTCGAAGACCGAGTTGGCCAGGAACGACTTCCCCGGCCGCGCCACCTCCTTGGCCACCCCGCGCGCGAAGAAGAAGGCGTTGCCGCGCATCCGCGAGGTCGTGGTGTGGAAGGTCAGCGCGTGGAACAGGTGATCGTGCAGGTTGTCGCCCACCGGCAGGTCCGCGACCACCTCGATGCCGTGGTCCTTGAGGTGCTGCGCAGGCCCGATGCCGCTGAGCATGAGCAGCTGCGCGGAGCCGACGAACCCGGCGCTGAGGATGACCTCCCTGCCGGCCCGGATCGTCCGGCGCCCGCCGTTCCCCTTCTTGCTGATGTCCTCGACCTCGATGCCGACCGCCCGGCCGTGCTCGAGGACGATGCGGCGGGTGAGCGTCTCGCTCTGGAGCTCGAGACCGCCGGGCTTGAGGTGGTGTATGTATCCCCGGCTCGCGGAGTAGCGCAGGCCCTGCGCAGCGTTCTGCTGCATCCGGCTGACGCCCTCCTGCGACTCGGCGTTGTAGTCGTCGAGGATCTTGGCGCCGAGCTGGTCCGAGGCCGCCTGGATGAACTGGAGCGAGCCCTCCTGCGGCGTGTGGTTGCGGGTGATCCGGATGGGGCCGCCGGCGCCGCGGTAGTCGTTGGCGCCGTCCTCGAAGTCCTCCATCCGCCGGTACGCCGCGTTGACGGTCTCGGCGTCCCAGCCGGTGTTGCCCTCGGCGGCCCAGGCGTCGTAGTTGGCGCGGTTGCCGCGCACGTAGACCATGCCGTTGATCGAGCTCGACCCGCCCACGACCTTGCCCCGCGGGACCGGCATCCTCCGGTCGAGCAGGTGCTTCTGCGGCACCGAGTAGTAGCCCCAGTCCACCCGCGCCTTGATCTCCGGCACCGCGTGCATCGGCCCGATCATCCCGGGCTTCTTGACCAGGAACTGCTCGTCGCTCTTGCCCGCCTCGACGACGATCACGCTCGCCCCGGACTGGGCCAGCCGGCCCGCGATCGCGGCTCCGGACGAGCCCGAGCCCACTACGACGTAGTCGGCCTCGCTGGAGTAGGCAGGGGTCTTCGCCATGCGCAGAACTGTAACGCGTTCTAGTTTCGCCGGGTAGCCCGTCGGGCCGCGATGATGGGCGGGTGCAGATCCTGTCCATCCAGTCCTCGGTGGCCTACGGCCACGTCGGCAACTCCGCGGCGGTCTTCCCGCTCCAGCGGCTGGGCCACGAGGTCTGGCCGGTCAACACGGTGCACTTCTCCAACCACACCGGGTACGGCGCGTGGCGCGGTCCGCTGCTCGCTCCGGACGACGTGCGCGAGGTGATCGCCGGGATCGCCGAGCGCGGTGTGCTGGGCGAGTGCGACGCGGTGCTGTCGGGCTACCAGGGCGACCCGGCGGTGGGCGCGGTCATCCTCGACGCGGTCGCGCAGGTCAAGGCGGCCAACCCCGAGGCGGTCTACTGCTGCGATCCGGTGATGGGCGACGTGGGCCGCGGGATGTTCGTCGCGCCGGGCATCCCGGAGTACATGCGCGACACCGTCGTCCCCCGCGCCGACGTGCTCACGCCCAACCACTTCGAGCTGGACTTCCTGGCCGGCCGGACCACGACGACGCTCGACGAGCTGCTCGTGGCGGTGGACGAGGTCCGTGACCGGGGGCCGCGCGACGTGCTGGTCACGTCGGTGATCCACGCCGGCGTGGGCGACCGGTCCCTGGACGTCGTGGCCGTCTCCGACGCCGGCGCGTGGGTCGTCACCACGCCCCTGCTGCCGATCAGCCCCAACGGCTGCGGCGACATGACCGCGGCGCTCTACCTGGCCCACCTGCGCACCACCGGCTCCCCCGCCACCGCGCTCGAGCGGACCACCGCGTCGGTCTTCGCGGTGCTCCGGGCGACGATCGAGGCCGGCACGCGCGAGATCCAGCTCGTCGCGGCCCAGGACGCGATCGCGGACCCGCCGCGGACCTTCGAGGCGCGACAGCTGCGCTGATGCTCGACCTGGCCGGCACCTTCGTCTTCGCGGTCACCGGCGCACTGGTGGCGGTGCGCGGGCGGCTCGACCTCTTCGGCACCCTCGTGCTCGCCAGCGCGACCGGGCTGGGCGGCGGGGTCATCCGCGACATGCTCCTGGGCGACGTGCCGCCCACCGGGCTCACCGCCTGGCGCTTCCTGCTGGCCTGCGCGCTGGCCGGCGTGGTCGCCTTCCTGTGGCACCCGGCGTTCTCGCGGTGGGAGGGCGTGCTGCTCGGGCTGGACGCCGCCGGGCTCGCGCTGTTCTGCGTCAACGGGGCGCTGGTCGCGCGCGAGGCCGGGCTCGACGTGGTCCCGGCCGCGCTGCTCGGCATGATCACCGGCATCGGCGGCGGCATCGTCCGCGACGTGCTGGCCAACCGGGTGCCGGTGGTGCTCGAGGGCGGGTGGTACGCCGTGCCCGCGCTCACCGGCGCGGCCTGGACGTCGTTCGCCGACCGCGAGGGCTGGGCGACCCCGCTGGTCGTCGCGCCGGCGCTGCTCGTCGTCTTCGGTTGGCGGGTGCTCGCCGTGCGCCGGGGTTGGACGCCACTGCCCGCGCGCGGGGTGGACTAGCCGAAGGTGACGACGCGCAGGCCGAGGTTGTTCACCGTCACGTCGGCACCCACGTTGCAGGCCCGCACCGTCGCGCTGCCGTTGGCCACGCGGACCGCGCCGAGCACGACGTCGCCCGGGTCGACGTTCCCCGTCAGGCCGACCAGCCCGGCTTGGCCGGCACTCGCGCCGGGCACGCTCAGGGTGAGCGTGGTGCAGGCGCCGGCGACCAGCGAGTAGGACGCCGCGGTGTTGACGTCGGCCCCGGCCAGGTCGTCGAGGTTGAGCGAGTTGTTGGCCACCTTGGCGCTGTTCACCGCGTTGTTGTTGAGCTCGGGGTTGCCGACCGACCCGGGCGCCAGGTCCGCCTGTCCGACGCTGTTGTTGGCGATCTTCGCGCCGGTCACCGCGTTGTCCTGCAGCTGCCCGCCCCCGACCGCACCGGCCGCGAGGTCGGGTGACCGGACGGCGCCG
This genomic window from Nocardioides anomalus contains:
- the pdxY gene encoding pyridoxal kinase PdxY codes for the protein MQILSIQSSVAYGHVGNSAAVFPLQRLGHEVWPVNTVHFSNHTGYGAWRGPLLAPDDVREVIAGIAERGVLGECDAVLSGYQGDPAVGAVILDAVAQVKAANPEAVYCCDPVMGDVGRGMFVAPGIPEYMRDTVVPRADVLTPNHFELDFLAGRTTTTLDELLVAVDEVRDRGPRDVLVTSVIHAGVGDRSLDVVAVSDAGAWVVTTPLLPISPNGCGDMTAALYLAHLRTTGSPATALERTTASVFAVLRATIEAGTREIQLVAAQDAIADPPRTFEARQLR
- a CDS encoding trimeric intracellular cation channel family protein; its protein translation is MLDLAGTFVFAVTGALVAVRGRLDLFGTLVLASATGLGGGVIRDMLLGDVPPTGLTAWRFLLACALAGVVAFLWHPAFSRWEGVLLGLDAAGLALFCVNGALVAREAGLDVVPAALLGMITGIGGGIVRDVLANRVPVVLEGGWYAVPALTGAAWTSFADREGWATPLVVAPALLVVFGWRVLAVRRGWTPLPARGVD
- a CDS encoding GMC family oxidoreductase, with translation MAKTPAYSSEADYVVVGSGSSGAAIAGRLAQSGASVIVVEAGKSDEQFLVKKPGMIGPMHAVPEIKARVDWGYYSVPQKHLLDRRMPVPRGKVVGGSSSINGMVYVRGNRANYDAWAAEGNTGWDAETVNAAYRRMEDFEDGANDYRGAGGPIRITRNHTPQEGSLQFIQAASDQLGAKILDDYNAESQEGVSRMQQNAAQGLRYSASRGYIHHLKPGGLELQSETLTRRIVLEHGRAVGIEVEDISKKGNGGRRTIRAGREVILSAGFVGSAQLLMLSGIGPAQHLKDHGIEVVADLPVGDNLHDHLFHALTFHTTTSRMRGNAFFFARGVAKEVARPGKSFLANSVFEAVAFLRTSLAGDVPDLQLHLLPWSYVSPNQDEPIRHDVDPRTSLTVLSTLIYPRSRGTLRLKDADPTSAPLIDFHYLEDPDDLTVLAEGSEMVREIMRGGAFGGAVKEEIHPGRELTGQPLRDAILNRATSVYHGVGTCRMGVDELAVVTPDLRVRGVEGLRVCDASIMPSITGGNTNAPAIMIGERGADLVLGRS
- a CDS encoding succinic semialdehyde dehydrogenase, which codes for MALQRPASLSDAFLERLVQRVPSTSGGSWKLTEVYTGDLLVELPQSAPEDVAAAYARAREVQRDWAATPLKDRLAVFKRAHTLFLDHAQTTTDLIQAESGKNRRMAIEETCDPVMVMSHYLKRAPHLLKPVRRGGPIPLVSSSTEIRQPKGIVGIIAPWNFPFATGISDSISALMAGNGIVLKPDNKTALSPLYGVQLLEEAGLPRGLFQVVCGEGPDVGPALIDHANYVMFTGSTATGRTIGERAGRNLIGCCLELGGKNPMIVLEDADPDEVVQGLMFGAFGNTGQICMHIERVYLPRSQYADYRRRIVAATEALTLGASYDFGPDVGSLVSPDHRDRVRAHVEDAVAKGARVLTGGRVRPDLGPAFFEPTVLEGVTQDMLAGVTETFGPVVALHAYDTVDEAVALANDTDYGLNASVWGGDLDQACAVGRRIESGNVNVNDILATAFASKGTPSGGVKQSGVGARHGDQGMLKYTDTQNLAVLKKQVMGARPGQDYDQYVKGMLGGLKMMRRTRIR